One region of Oryzias latipes chromosome 6, ASM223467v1 genomic DNA includes:
- the LOC105353641 gene encoding caldesmon-like isoform X2 translates to MQLLRKEHTNLQLLLVQTEKNYFESMLKLERASGEKEALMQENQSLSEDRDELRLKLRQTTQEKAEIQDSEMGLRHKAMALEQESKRASQAQREAEAERRLVEKERQERAAESRSWREKHQELADVLRAQEDLKAQRQNKACQANIKSYFLCMTENDQRIRILKNPDGAPRNFTEGDPVFISTTESSPQESEGSSSR, encoded by the exons ATGCAGCTTCTCAGAAAGGAG CATACCAACCTGCAGCTTTTATTGGTCCAAACCGAGAAAAACTACTTTGAGAGCATGCTGAAGCTGGAACGAGCATCAGGGGAGAAAGAGGCGCTGATGCAGGAGAACCAAAGTCTTTCAGAGGACAGGGACGAGCTGCGGCTGAAGCTGAGGCAAACCACACAGGAGAAGGCAGAAATCCAAGACAG TGAGATGGGTCTGAGGCATAAAGCCATGGCACTGGAGCAGGAGAGCAAAAGAGCCAGCCAGGCGCAGCGGGAGGCCGAGGCTGAGAGGCGTCTGGTGGAGAAGGAGCGGCAGGAGAGGGCGGCCGAGTCCCGGAGCTGGAGGGAGAAGCACCAGGAGCTGGCCGATGTCCTCAGAGCTCAGGAGGACCTCAAAGCTCAGCGACAGAACAAAGCA TGTCAAGCCAACATCAAGAGCTATTTTCTCTGCATGACAGAGAATGATCAGCGCATCAGAATCCTCAAAAACCCGGATGGCGCACCGAGGAATTTTACA GAAGGAGATCCTGTCTTCATTTCCACAACTGAGTCCAGTCCTCAAGAATCTGAGGGTAGTTCATCCAGGTAG
- the LOC105353641 gene encoding uncharacterized protein KIAA2012-like isoform X1, with protein sequence MQLLRKEHTNLQLLLVQTEKNYFESMLKLERASGEKEALMQENQSLSEDRDELRLKLRQTTQEKAEIQDSEMGLRHKAMALEQESKRASQAQREAEAERRLVEKERQERAAESRSWREKHQELADVLRAQEDLKAQRQNKACQANIKSYFLCMTENDQRIRILKNPDGAPRNFTEGDPVFISTTESSPQESEGSSSRTVLRISAPHPGRELGPSHFDDLPAVEGERPNSAPSRRGRKLVEYFWIPTDQE encoded by the exons ATGCAGCTTCTCAGAAAGGAG CATACCAACCTGCAGCTTTTATTGGTCCAAACCGAGAAAAACTACTTTGAGAGCATGCTGAAGCTGGAACGAGCATCAGGGGAGAAAGAGGCGCTGATGCAGGAGAACCAAAGTCTTTCAGAGGACAGGGACGAGCTGCGGCTGAAGCTGAGGCAAACCACACAGGAGAAGGCAGAAATCCAAGACAG TGAGATGGGTCTGAGGCATAAAGCCATGGCACTGGAGCAGGAGAGCAAAAGAGCCAGCCAGGCGCAGCGGGAGGCCGAGGCTGAGAGGCGTCTGGTGGAGAAGGAGCGGCAGGAGAGGGCGGCCGAGTCCCGGAGCTGGAGGGAGAAGCACCAGGAGCTGGCCGATGTCCTCAGAGCTCAGGAGGACCTCAAAGCTCAGCGACAGAACAAAGCA TGTCAAGCCAACATCAAGAGCTATTTTCTCTGCATGACAGAGAATGATCAGCGCATCAGAATCCTCAAAAACCCGGATGGCGCACCGAGGAATTTTACA GAAGGAGATCCTGTCTTCATTTCCACAACTGAGTCCAGTCCTCAAGAATCTGAGGGTAGTTCATCCAG GACCGTACTCAGGATTTCAGCCCCACACCCTGGCAGGGAGCTGGGACCGAGCCACTTTGACGACCTGCCAGCGGTTGAAGGAGAGCGACCCAACTCTGCTCCATCCCGAAGAGGCAGGAAGCTGGTGGAATACTTTTGGATCCCAACAGACCAGGAGTGA
- the LOC101156233 gene encoding eukaryotic translation initiation factor 4 gamma 2, with protein sequence MLGNIKFIGELGKLDLIHESILHKCIKTLLEKKKRVQLKDMGEDLECLCQIMRTVGPRLDHEKAKSLMDQYFGRMRSLMNNKELPARIRFLLQDTVELRENNWVPRKAFIDNGPKTINQIRQDAVKDLGVFIPAPMSQGMRMDFFLESPFLPNRMKLDRESLGGLADMFGQMPGSGIGTGPGVIQDRFSPTMGRHRTNPLFNGHSSHIAPPPQSQFDMGPKSFVKSSQVQNQHFLSQNQNHTTQQQVQSKDMPPRFSKKGQLNADEISLRPAQSFLLNKNQVPKLQPQIPTMMPPSAQPPRTQTPPLGQPPQLGLKTNPPPIQEKPPKTNKKPPPAKEELLKMTEGIMTEYLNSKNLTEAVISVRDMKAPKHFLPEMLSKIVFFSLDRSDEDKEHVSTLIHTLRTEGLISGENFMQAFLHVLDQCPKIEVDVPLVKSYLAQFAGRAIIAELVSLAELAHPLENGTHFPLFLLCLQQVAKLKDREWLTDLFQQSKVNMQRMLPEIDQNKDRMLEILEGKGLSFLFPLLKLEKELLKQITADPSPQSIYKWIKDNISPKLHTDKGFVNILMTSFLQYIHQELCMAEGDDPLTAPSKEQLEQEKNLLLAFKPVMQKFLHDHTELQVSALYALQVHCNASGFPKGMLLRYFVHFYDMEIIEEEAFLAWKEDIAQEFPGKGKALFQVNQWLTWLETAEEEESDDDAD encoded by the exons ATGCTTGGCAACATTAAATTCATCGGGGAACTTGGCAAACTGGACCTCATTCATGAATCTATCCTTCATAAGTGCATCAAAACA CTtttggaaaagaagaagagggtcCAGCTTAAGGATATGGGGGAGGATCTGGAATGCCTCTGTCAGATAATGAGAACAGTGGGGCCGAGACTCGACCATGAGAAAGCAAAG TCTTTAATGGATCAGTACTTTGGCCGTATGCGATCCTTAATGAACAACAAGGAGTTGCCTGCTAGGATCCGCTTCCTGCTGCAAGACACGGTGGAACTGCGTGAAAACAACTGGGTCCCTCGTAAGGCTTTCATTGACAACGGACCAAAGACGATCAACCAGATCCGTCAGGATGCAGTGAAG gacTTGGGCGTTTTCATACCGGCACCCATGTCTCAGGGGATGAGGATGGACTTCTTCCTGGAAAGCCCCTTCTTGCCGAACAGAATGAAACTGGACAGGGAATCCCTTGGAGGTTTGGCTGATATGTTTGGACAGATGCCAG GTAGTGGGATTGGAACTGGTCCAGGGGTCATTCAGGACAGGTTTTCGCCCACCATGGGGCGCCATCGCACCAACCCGCTATTCAACGGCCACAGCAGCCACATCGCCCCTCCTCCGCAGTCACAGTTTGATATGGGGCCTAAGTCCTTTGTCAAGTCCAGTCAG GTGCAGAACCAGCATTTTCTtagccagaaccagaaccacacgaCCCAGCAGCAGGTGCAGTCCAAGGACATGCCTCCACGCTTCAGCAAGAAAGGACAGCTAAATGCCGATGAG ATCAGCCTCAGGCCTGCACAGTCATTCCTGCTTAACAAGAACCAGGTGCCCAAGCTCCAACCCCAAATCCCGACAATGATGCCTCCCAGCGCTCAGCCGCCTCGCACTCAAACCCCCCCCCTCGGACAG CCTCCCCAGCTTGGCCTGAAGACCAACCCTCCACCCATTCAAGAGAAACCTCCGAAGACCAACAAGAAACCGCCTCCTGCCAAGGAGGAACTCCTGAAAATGACG GAGGGAATCATGACCGAGTACCTGAACTCCAAGAACCTGACTGAGGCTGTGATCAGCGTGCGAGACATGAAGGCGCCGAAGCATTTCCTGCCAGAGATGCTGAGTAAGATCGTCTTCTTTTCCTTGGACCGCTCTGATGAGGATAAGGAGCATGTCAGCACCTTAATTCACACTCTCCGCACTGAGGGGCTCATCTCTGGAGAGAACTTCATGCAG GCTTTCCTCCATGTCCTGGACCAGTGCCCGAAGATCGAGGTGGACGTGCCCCTGGTGAAGTCCTACCTGGCCCAGTTTGCAGGCCGGGCCATCATCGCGGAGTTGGTGAGCCTAGCGGAGCTAGCTCACCCACTGGAGAACGGCACCCACTTCCCcctcttcctgctctgcctgcAGCAGGTGGCTAAGTTAAAAGACCGCGAGTGGCTCACTGACCTCTTCCAGCAGAGCAAGGTCAACATGCAGAGGATGCTTCCAG AAATCGACCAAAACAAGGACCGCATGCTGGAGATTCTTGAGGGAAAGGGCCTGAGCTTCCTGTTTCCGCTGCTGAAGCTGGAGAAAGAGCTGCTGAAGCAAATAACGGCAGACCCGTCTCCACAGtccatctacaagtggatcaaGGACAATATCTCCCCCAAGCTGCACACTGACAAAGGTTTCGTCAACATCCTCATGACAAG TTTCCTGCAGTACATCCACCAGGAGCTGTGCATGGCGGAGGGTGACGACCCGCTGACGGCCCCCTCCAAAGagcagctggagcaggagaAGAATCTGCTGCTGGCCTTCAAGCCCGTCATGCAGAAGTTCCTGCACGACCACACTGAGCTGCAGGTCAGCGCCCTCTACGCTTTGCAAGTGCACTGCAACGCCAGTGGCTTCCCCAAAG GCATGCTGCTGCGCTACTTTGTCCACTTCTACGACATGgagatcattgaagaagaagCCTTCCTGGCATGGAAAGAAGACATCGCGCAAGAATTCCCTGGAAAAGGAAAAGCATTGTTCCAG GTAAACCAGTGGCTCACCTGGCTGGAGacggcagaggaggaggagtcggACGACGACGCAGACTGA